The Streptomyces sp. NBC_00224 genome has a window encoding:
- a CDS encoding trans-acting enoyl reductase family protein, whose amino-acid sequence MVAGQMVVVYGAYGHTGRFMVAELRERGFVPVLSGRDADKLKSLAVSTDEPHIRPAPVDDPAALDRALAGAAAVINCAGPFATTAAPLVEAALRAGIPYLDVAGEVEATVDTFAHFADRAREAGAVVVPAMAFYGGLGDLLATAAMGDWEKADEAHIAYALDSWHPTPGTRAAGAVSRARRGGRRLRFANGKMEYRDDSAPTVDWLFPDPVGARTVFGEFLTADVVTAPTHLPVSEFSTYMTVDAVKDVLAPDSPAPAAVDERGRSAQTFLVDVVVRSGGRERRAVARGRDIYAVSAPLAVEAVHRILAGRTRTVGVAAAGALFDAADFLRALSPHISFELSERLGE is encoded by the coding sequence ATGGTGGCGGGGCAGATGGTCGTGGTGTACGGCGCATACGGGCACACCGGCCGGTTCATGGTGGCGGAGTTGAGGGAGCGCGGTTTCGTGCCGGTCCTCTCCGGCCGCGACGCCGACAAGCTCAAGTCGCTGGCGGTGTCCACGGACGAGCCGCACATCCGTCCGGCGCCGGTCGACGATCCGGCCGCGCTCGACCGCGCGCTGGCGGGTGCGGCAGCCGTGATCAACTGCGCGGGGCCCTTCGCCACGACGGCCGCACCGCTGGTCGAGGCGGCGCTGCGCGCCGGTATCCCGTACCTGGACGTGGCGGGCGAAGTCGAGGCCACCGTCGATACGTTCGCGCACTTCGCGGACCGCGCCCGCGAAGCCGGGGCGGTGGTCGTCCCGGCGATGGCCTTCTACGGCGGGCTCGGCGACCTGCTGGCCACCGCCGCGATGGGCGACTGGGAGAAGGCCGACGAGGCGCACATCGCGTACGCGCTGGACAGTTGGCACCCGACGCCGGGGACGCGTGCGGCGGGCGCGGTCTCACGGGCGCGGCGCGGGGGTCGGCGCCTGCGTTTCGCCAACGGGAAGATGGAGTACCGCGACGACAGCGCACCCACTGTGGACTGGCTCTTTCCGGATCCGGTGGGCGCCAGGACCGTCTTCGGGGAGTTCTTGACGGCCGATGTCGTCACCGCCCCCACCCATCTGCCCGTTTCCGAGTTCAGCACCTACATGACGGTCGATGCGGTCAAGGACGTGCTCGCCCCGGACTCCCCGGCACCGGCCGCCGTCGATGAGCGGGGCCGGTCGGCGCAGACCTTCCTCGTCGATGTGGTCGTGCGCTCCGGCGGTCGCGAGCGGCGCGCCGTGGCGAGGGGCCGGGACATCTACGCCGTCAGCGCGCCGCTCGCGGTGGAAGCGGTGCACCGCATCCTCGCCGGGCGGACGAGGACGGTCGGCGTCGCCGCCGCCGGCGCGCTCTTCGACGCGGCCGACTTCCTCCGCGCCCTGTCCCCGCACATTTCCTTCGAGCTGAGCGAGCGACTGGGCGAGTGA
- a CDS encoding helix-turn-helix domain-containing protein, which yields MNTVALAVTDGMLHFELSVAYEVFGSAPASVDVPWYDLEVCGSGAVRLGRFVLEPDHGLERLREADTVIVPGWVDVDVEPPADLVDAVRAAHEAGARVASLCTGAFVLAAAGLLDGRRATTHWAHTDDLAARWPLAEVDPDVLYVDNGSVLTSAGKAAAMDLCLHMVRLDHGSSIANAVARRLVVPPHRSGGQAQFVTTAVPARDDHPLTALLPWVLERLDRPLTVEDLARRARMSSRNLGRHFHAATGTTPLQWLLTQRIRRAQELLEKTDDSVTSIATATGMGTATTLRRHFNRTVGVPPDAYRRTFRLRTGSR from the coding sequence ATGAATACTGTCGCGCTGGCCGTCACCGACGGGATGCTGCACTTCGAACTCTCCGTGGCGTACGAGGTCTTCGGCTCCGCCCCGGCCAGTGTGGACGTTCCCTGGTACGACCTCGAAGTCTGCGGGAGCGGCGCCGTGCGGCTCGGCCGGTTCGTGCTGGAGCCCGACCATGGACTGGAGCGGCTGCGCGAGGCCGACACCGTGATCGTCCCCGGCTGGGTCGACGTCGACGTGGAACCGCCCGCCGACCTGGTCGACGCGGTGCGTGCGGCCCACGAGGCGGGCGCGCGCGTGGCGTCCCTGTGCACCGGCGCGTTCGTACTGGCCGCGGCCGGACTCCTTGACGGGCGGCGCGCCACGACGCACTGGGCGCACACCGATGACCTGGCCGCGCGCTGGCCCCTGGCGGAGGTCGACCCGGACGTGCTCTACGTGGACAACGGCAGCGTGCTCACCTCGGCGGGCAAGGCCGCGGCGATGGACCTCTGCCTGCATATGGTCCGCCTCGACCACGGCTCGTCGATCGCCAACGCGGTCGCCCGCCGCCTGGTCGTGCCGCCCCACCGGTCCGGCGGCCAGGCCCAGTTCGTCACCACCGCGGTGCCCGCCCGGGACGACCACCCGCTCACGGCGCTGCTGCCGTGGGTGCTCGAACGGCTCGACCGGCCGCTGACGGTGGAGGACCTGGCGCGCCGTGCGCGGATGAGCTCGCGCAACCTGGGCCGCCACTTCCACGCGGCGACCGGCACCACACCGCTGCAGTGGCTGCTGACCCAGCGGATCCGCCGCGCCCAGGAGCTGCTGGAGAAGACCGACGACAGTGTCACCTCCATCGCGACGGCGACCGGTATGGGCACCGCCACGACGCTGCGGCGCCACTTCAACCGCACGGTGGGTGTGCCCCCCGACGCCTACCGCCGTACCTTCCGCTTGCGTACGGGTTCCCGCTGA
- a CDS encoding LuxR family transcriptional regulator: MTNAKLGEALRLLGIDHAAGQVYLALLELAPAPLSAIAAAAALDGAELAAAYGALVDAGLASAAEEGGDVVAPVPPAAGLEILARHRAAEVEESRIAVGGAFESFRRQRLAAYNDNLVEVVTGDAVGPRIRQAWASAREQIRQLESPPYLTLPGATDDALATLARGVTQRVVYSRESLEYPGHLKEAIEPCVNAGEQARVLPSVPVKLVIIDEAYALVSLSIKEADVHNTMLVVQPCGLLSALIALFEQSWQNALPFHGSTARPGGVPPADRRLLWLLAGGASDDVIARELGLSRRTLFRRLQILMAQLGAANRFQLALQAQRHGWL, encoded by the coding sequence ATGACGAACGCGAAACTCGGCGAGGCCCTGCGGCTTCTGGGCATCGATCACGCGGCGGGCCAGGTCTATCTGGCGCTGCTGGAGCTGGCCCCCGCGCCGCTGAGCGCGATCGCGGCCGCGGCCGCTCTGGACGGCGCGGAGCTCGCCGCGGCGTACGGCGCGCTGGTCGACGCCGGTCTGGCCAGTGCCGCCGAGGAGGGCGGGGACGTGGTGGCCCCGGTTCCGCCGGCCGCCGGTCTGGAGATCCTGGCCCGGCACCGGGCGGCGGAGGTCGAGGAGTCGCGCATCGCCGTCGGGGGCGCGTTCGAGTCGTTCCGGCGTCAGCGGCTCGCCGCGTACAACGACAACCTCGTCGAGGTCGTCACCGGCGACGCCGTCGGCCCCCGGATCCGTCAGGCCTGGGCGAGCGCCCGCGAGCAGATCCGGCAGCTTGAGTCGCCTCCGTACCTCACCCTGCCCGGCGCCACGGACGACGCGCTGGCCACGCTCGCCCGCGGTGTGACGCAGCGCGTCGTGTACTCGCGCGAGTCACTGGAGTACCCGGGCCATCTGAAGGAGGCCATCGAACCGTGCGTCAACGCCGGCGAACAGGCCAGGGTGCTGCCGTCGGTGCCGGTCAAGCTCGTGATCATCGACGAGGCGTACGCGCTCGTGTCGTTGTCGATCAAAGAGGCCGACGTGCACAACACCATGCTGGTCGTACAGCCCTGCGGCCTGCTGTCCGCGCTGATCGCACTGTTCGAGCAGTCCTGGCAGAACGCCCTGCCGTTCCACGGCAGCACCGCCCGCCCCGGCGGTGTGCCACCCGCCGACCGCCGTCTGCTGTGGCTCCTCGCGGGTGGCGCGAGCGACGACGTCATCGCCCGCGAGTTGGGGCTCAGCCGCCGCACACTGTTCCGCCGCCTGCAGATCCTGATGGCCCAACTGGGCGCCGCGAACCGCTTCCAGCTGGCTCTGCAGGCACAGCGCCACGGATGGCTGTGA
- a CDS encoding aminopeptidase P family protein: protein MAKGRKNGLYSGISEELSALMRTGWADTERLDLRPDAQAPYAAARRAALSARFPGERLVIPSGNLKTRSNDDSYPFRSYTGYVHMTGDQARDGALVLEPRADGGHDAYCYQLPRDSRDDNEFWTGATAELWMGRRRSLAESEVVLGLPCRDVRTAADDLAAASGAPTRIVRGIDPSLEFAVATEEERDDELEEALSDLRLVKDEWEVAELRKAVDSTVRGFTDVIGELSRAIASSERWIEGTFFRRARLEGNAVGYGTICAAGEHATIMHWTDNDGPVRPGDLLLLDAGVETHTLYTADVTRTLPISGTFTPLQRKVYDAVYEAQEAGMAAVKPGAAYRDFHEASQRHLAARLVEWGFIEGPAERAYELGLQRRFTMAGTGHMLGLDVHDCAHARNEEYVDGALEAGMVLTVEPGLYFQPDDLTVPEEWRGIGVRIEDDLVVTADGHENLSAGLPRSADEVEEWMARLAG from the coding sequence GTGGCGAAAGGCCGGAAGAACGGTCTCTACTCAGGGATCTCCGAGGAACTGTCCGCGCTGATGCGGACGGGGTGGGCGGACACCGAGCGGCTCGACCTGCGGCCCGACGCGCAGGCCCCGTACGCCGCCGCCCGCCGCGCCGCGCTCTCCGCGCGCTTCCCGGGCGAACGCCTCGTGATCCCCTCGGGAAACCTCAAGACCCGCTCCAACGACGACAGTTACCCCTTCCGGTCGTACACGGGCTACGTCCACATGACCGGAGACCAGGCCCGGGACGGCGCGCTCGTCCTCGAACCCCGAGCGGACGGCGGCCACGACGCCTACTGCTACCAGCTGCCGCGGGACAGCAGGGACGACAACGAGTTCTGGACCGGGGCCACGGCGGAGCTGTGGATGGGCCGACGCCGCTCCCTCGCCGAGTCCGAGGTCGTACTCGGACTGCCCTGCCGCGACGTCCGCACGGCGGCCGACGACCTCGCCGCCGCCTCCGGTGCGCCGACCCGGATCGTCCGCGGCATCGACCCGTCGCTCGAATTCGCGGTCGCCACCGAGGAGGAGCGCGACGACGAACTGGAAGAGGCGCTCAGCGACCTCCGCCTGGTCAAGGACGAGTGGGAGGTGGCCGAGCTCCGCAAGGCCGTGGACTCCACCGTGCGCGGCTTCACCGACGTGATCGGTGAGCTCTCCCGGGCGATCGCGTCGTCCGAGCGGTGGATCGAGGGCACGTTCTTCCGCCGCGCACGCCTGGAGGGCAACGCCGTCGGCTACGGCACGATCTGCGCCGCGGGCGAGCACGCCACGATCATGCACTGGACGGACAACGACGGCCCGGTCCGCCCCGGGGACCTCCTCCTGCTCGACGCCGGCGTGGAGACGCACACCCTCTACACCGCCGACGTCACACGCACGCTTCCCATCAGCGGCACCTTCACGCCGCTGCAGCGCAAGGTCTACGACGCGGTGTACGAGGCCCAGGAAGCCGGCATGGCCGCCGTCAAGCCGGGCGCCGCCTACCGCGACTTCCACGAGGCGTCCCAGCGCCACCTGGCGGCCCGCCTCGTGGAGTGGGGCTTCATCGAAGGCCCGGCGGAGCGCGCGTACGAGCTCGGCCTCCAGCGCCGCTTCACCATGGCGGGCACCGGCCACATGCTCGGTCTGGACGTCCACGACTGCGCACACGCCCGGAACGAGGAGTACGTCGACGGCGCCCTTGAGGCGGGCATGGTGCTCACCGTCGAGCCCGGCCTGTACTTCCAGCCGGACGACCTCACCGTGCCCGAGGAGTGGCGCGGCATCGGTGTCCGGATCGAGGACGACCTGGTCGTCACCGCCGACGGCCACGAGAACCTGTCGGCGGGCCTGCCGCGCTCGGCGGACGAGGTCGAGGAGTGGATGGCCCGCCTCGCGGGCTGA
- the thpR gene encoding RNA 2',3'-cyclic phosphodiesterase, protein MNEQIQPSTVRVFIALAPPDDAKEELARELRHAYSAYPRLRWNRIEDWHITLAFLGELPVATVPLLQPPLADLAAVNQPLRLALRGGGHFDERVLWSGVEGNLEGLHLLTKEVRDVIRGCGVAFEDRPLRPHLTLARSRRDDASSVVEAAAGLAAFVGRPWRAERLHLVASNVGRGPGPIHYRDIEAWRFGAEPS, encoded by the coding sequence GTGAACGAACAGATTCAGCCCTCGACCGTGCGCGTGTTCATAGCGCTCGCTCCGCCCGACGACGCGAAGGAAGAGCTGGCGCGAGAACTGCGGCACGCCTACTCCGCGTACCCCCGTCTGCGGTGGAACCGCATCGAGGACTGGCACATCACTCTCGCGTTCCTCGGTGAGCTCCCGGTGGCAACCGTCCCGCTCCTCCAGCCGCCGCTCGCGGATCTCGCGGCAGTGAACCAACCCCTGCGACTGGCACTGCGCGGTGGCGGGCACTTCGACGAGCGGGTGCTGTGGAGCGGGGTCGAGGGGAACCTCGAAGGGTTGCACCTGCTCACCAAAGAGGTCCGCGACGTGATCAGAGGGTGCGGTGTCGCCTTCGAGGACCGCCCCCTGCGCCCCCATCTGACGCTGGCCCGGTCACGCCGCGACGACGCGTCCAGCGTGGTGGAGGCCGCCGCCGGACTCGCCGCGTTCGTCGGCCGGCCATGGCGGGCCGAACGCCTGCACCTGGTCGCCAGCAACGTCGGCCGCGGACCGGGACCGATCCACTACCGCGACATCGAAGCGTGGCGTTTCGGCGCGGAGCCTTCCTGA